A section of the Marinimicrobium koreense genome encodes:
- a CDS encoding prepilin-type N-terminal cleavage/methylation domain-containing protein, whose product MPIRLEPIRQRGVTLIELIVFITVIALALGALLGVYRYSVINSVDPLVRVRLLESTQSRLDVVLAQPYDANTPPGGVPACDSQAPPGRPTPPVCADAGGVSSFDGDTDAPYPGYNRTVAVEFAGSELGLTNNRWAKRITVTTTAPSGESLTLSAYRTNF is encoded by the coding sequence ATGCCTATACGCCTTGAGCCAATTCGCCAACGCGGCGTCACCCTGATTGAGCTGATCGTTTTTATCACCGTGATTGCACTGGCGCTCGGAGCCTTGCTGGGCGTCTATCGATATTCGGTGATCAACAGCGTGGACCCGCTGGTACGGGTGCGGCTGCTGGAATCCACCCAGTCCCGACTGGATGTGGTGTTGGCACAACCCTACGATGCCAATACGCCGCCTGGCGGAGTGCCGGCCTGCGACAGTCAGGCCCCGCCGGGGCGTCCGACACCGCCGGTCTGTGCCGATGCGGGAGGTGTCAGCAGCTTTGATGGTGACACCGATGCACCGTATCCTGGATACAACCGTACCGTCGCGGTTGAATTTGCGGGGAGTGAGTTGGGGCTGACCAACAACCGCTGGGCCAAGCGGATTACAGTGACCACCACCGCGCCCAGCGGTGAATCACTCACCCTCTCAGCCTACAGGACAAACTTCTGA
- a CDS encoding elongation factor P hydroxylase translates to MLTDVGDTSRHDCRDLIQLFDQTFSESHATRLCGGAEEPLYAPGPPHRIWFTRNYYASALHEVAHWCVAGPQRRQQEDYGYWYAPDGRTEAQQVAFERVEVRPQALEWLFSRAAGWRFRPSADNLAAGLGPSESFKRAIHQQVHCFCREGVSRRVHAFLAALVAFYGTAESVESLLVETRFAWEDVA, encoded by the coding sequence ATGTTGACCGATGTTGGCGACACCAGCCGGCACGATTGCCGAGATTTGATTCAGCTGTTCGACCAGACCTTCAGTGAAAGCCACGCCACGCGCCTCTGTGGCGGTGCCGAGGAGCCCCTGTACGCCCCCGGCCCGCCGCACCGCATCTGGTTTACCCGCAATTACTACGCCAGCGCGCTGCATGAGGTGGCCCACTGGTGTGTCGCTGGTCCGCAGCGACGCCAGCAAGAAGACTATGGCTACTGGTACGCGCCGGACGGCCGAACGGAAGCTCAGCAGGTGGCGTTCGAGCGGGTGGAGGTACGCCCCCAGGCGCTGGAATGGTTGTTCTCCCGGGCGGCTGGCTGGCGTTTTCGTCCCAGTGCCGACAACCTGGCGGCGGGGCTTGGCCCCAGCGAATCCTTCAAGCGGGCGATTCATCAGCAGGTCCACTGTTTCTGCCGGGAGGGCGTCAGTCGCCGGGTCCATGCCTTTCTGGCGGCATTGGTCGCCTTCTATGGCACCGCCGAGAGTGTTGAGTCATTGCTGGTTGAAACGCGGTTTGCCTGGGAGGACGTGGCATGA
- a CDS encoding 4-phosphoerythronate dehydrogenase, with product MRIVADENIPLVNECFGEMGEVVRLPGRDMTNADLQGADALLVRSVTQVNETLLHNTPVRFVGTCTIGVDHLDIDYLERQGITWSSAPGCNANSVVEYVYAALAHLDVDWLGKRVGIIGCGNVGGRLYQRLKAQGVECRVYDPFLSTEQIPDLTSLETVFESDVVCMHTPLTRSGSHPSFHLIGTEELKQLRPGAVLLNAGRGAVIDNQALLAHLEAGADLRVVLDVWEPEPDISRPLLARVELGSPHIAGYSYDGKMQGTFMIYEALCRHLGRAPDKVLDALRPAVADPERTLAGGDVWSALKTLIPQVYDIAEDDQRLRALADRAERGEADFAKGFDQLRKQYPKRREFNNYRVSEASGEARARLNELGFK from the coding sequence ATGCGAATTGTAGCGGATGAAAACATCCCCCTGGTCAATGAATGCTTTGGGGAAATGGGGGAGGTTGTTCGCCTGCCCGGGCGGGATATGACCAATGCCGACCTGCAAGGTGCCGACGCGCTGCTTGTGCGTTCGGTTACCCAAGTCAACGAAACCCTGCTCCACAACACCCCCGTGCGGTTTGTGGGCACTTGCACCATTGGCGTCGATCACCTCGATATCGACTACCTGGAGCGGCAGGGTATCACCTGGTCCAGCGCGCCCGGGTGTAATGCCAACTCCGTGGTTGAGTACGTCTATGCGGCGCTGGCGCACCTGGATGTTGACTGGCTCGGCAAGCGCGTTGGCATTATCGGGTGCGGTAATGTCGGCGGGAGGCTTTACCAGCGCCTGAAAGCCCAGGGGGTGGAGTGTCGAGTGTACGACCCGTTTCTCTCCACTGAACAGATTCCCGACCTGACCTCGCTAGAGACCGTGTTCGAAAGTGATGTGGTGTGCATGCACACCCCCTTGACCCGGTCCGGTTCACACCCTAGTTTTCACCTTATTGGCACCGAAGAGCTCAAGCAACTGCGCCCGGGGGCGGTGCTGCTCAATGCTGGCCGGGGTGCAGTCATCGACAATCAGGCGCTGCTTGCCCACCTGGAGGCCGGAGCGGACCTGCGGGTGGTGCTGGATGTATGGGAGCCGGAGCCGGATATCTCCCGCCCCTTGTTGGCACGGGTCGAGCTGGGTAGCCCCCATATTGCCGGGTACAGCTACGACGGCAAGATGCAGGGCACTTTCATGATTTACGAGGCCCTTTGCCGTCACTTGGGCCGCGCGCCGGATAAAGTGTTGGATGCCTTGCGTCCGGCGGTGGCGGACCCGGAGCGGACGCTGGCGGGAGGTGATGTCTGGTCGGCGTTGAAAACGCTGATTCCCCAAGTGTACGACATCGCCGAGGATGACCAGCGCCTGCGGGCGTTGGCGGACCGGGCGGAGCGTGGTGAGGCGGATTTCGCCAAGGGGTTTGATCAGCTGCGCAAGCAGTATCCCAAGCGGCGGGAGTTCAATAATTATCGGGTGTCGGAGGCATCGGGTGAGGCGCGAGCAAGGTTGAACGAGCTAGGCTTCAAGTAG
- a CDS encoding antibiotic biosynthesis monooxygenase family protein gives MIYVLVERHIADGMESTYEMAARKALKSAYQAEGFLSGETLRDLQRPNHHYLLSKWRSLHDWKRWYYSDERHEVMNQLNPTLADFEKITLLDKNPV, from the coding sequence ATGATCTACGTGCTCGTTGAACGCCACATTGCCGACGGAATGGAAAGTACCTACGAAATGGCCGCGCGCAAAGCGCTCAAATCCGCTTATCAGGCCGAAGGATTTCTCAGCGGTGAAACCCTGCGGGACTTGCAGCGGCCCAACCACCACTACCTGCTGTCCAAGTGGCGCTCCCTGCACGACTGGAAACGCTGGTATTACAGCGACGAGCGTCACGAGGTCATGAACCAGCTAAATCCGACGCTCGCGGACTTTGAAAAAATCACCTTGCTGGACAAGAATCCCGTCTAG
- a CDS encoding PulJ/GspJ family protein: MCRCRSRQAGFSLVELITVIVVLALVAIIGTGFIVSATDSYRQTQARAALVNTARQALERMTRQIRGAMPYSVRITNSGDCVEFMPVAGGGIYREPVPDVANGAPPHTAIQTAPHSVDFGTADYLSIGAMDSGELYGGSPVSLALVNSRTTTEVTFPSRTWQRNSIGRRFFLLNQPQAFCLFGGQLRFYPAQDRTAANVDPGSDFDLLARNAQASGSPFVLSAASDSRNVLLQINVAFSEGGETMIFEQEVLIRNVP, translated from the coding sequence ATGTGCCGGTGCCGGTCACGACAAGCCGGGTTTTCCCTGGTGGAATTGATCACGGTCATCGTGGTGCTTGCGCTGGTGGCCATCATCGGCACCGGCTTTATCGTCAGTGCCACAGATAGCTATCGGCAAACCCAGGCCCGGGCGGCACTGGTCAATACCGCCCGACAGGCGCTGGAGCGGATGACCCGCCAGATTCGCGGTGCCATGCCCTACAGCGTGCGGATTACCAATAGCGGCGACTGTGTGGAGTTTATGCCGGTGGCGGGTGGCGGTATCTACCGTGAGCCGGTGCCCGATGTGGCCAATGGCGCGCCCCCTCACACCGCGATCCAGACCGCGCCGCACTCGGTGGACTTTGGCACCGCGGATTACCTCAGTATCGGAGCGATGGACAGCGGCGAGCTGTATGGCGGTAGTCCGGTGTCGCTGGCGCTGGTCAACAGCCGCACTACCACCGAGGTGACATTCCCCAGCCGGACCTGGCAGCGCAATTCCATTGGACGGCGCTTTTTCCTGCTCAATCAACCCCAGGCCTTCTGCCTGTTTGGTGGTCAACTGCGTTTTTATCCCGCGCAGGATCGTACGGCGGCAAACGTTGATCCTGGCAGTGACTTTGATCTGTTGGCCCGCAACGCTCAGGCCTCGGGCAGTCCCTTCGTATTGTCTGCCGCGAGTGATAGTCGCAATGTGTTGTTGCAGATAAACGTCGCCTTCAGCGAGGGCGGTGAAACCATGATTTTTGAGCAGGAGGTATTGATTCGCAATGTCCCCTGA
- a CDS encoding 5'-3' exonuclease, giving the protein MTPSPICLVDASIYIFRYYFSLPDNWSSREHGYGTGAVYGYSTFLMRLIEQTRPTHLAACYDESLGQCFRNELYPDYKASRAHPDEALAFQLAACRRFGEILGIASFASQTHEADDLIGSLARTMRQSPRPLAILTRDKDLGQLLCRPQDYLWDHAADQRSYASDVERKLGVRPDQLVDYLALVGDSIDDIPGVPGVGPKTASALLAHFGTLDELWANRELVATLPIRGARSLAAKLEANWEQVEISRQLAKIVDDLPLDVTLSDLTFGPVDWWAIEEFADEMGFGDGFLSRARRVLEDY; this is encoded by the coding sequence ATGACGCCGTCCCCGATCTGCCTGGTTGACGCCTCAATCTACATCTTCCGATATTATTTCTCCCTGCCTGACAATTGGTCCAGCCGGGAGCACGGCTACGGCACGGGCGCTGTGTACGGCTACAGCACTTTTCTGATGCGGCTGATCGAACAGACCCGTCCGACCCACCTTGCGGCCTGTTACGACGAAAGCCTGGGCCAGTGTTTCCGCAACGAGCTCTACCCCGACTACAAAGCCAGCCGGGCCCACCCGGATGAGGCTTTGGCGTTCCAATTGGCCGCCTGTCGTCGGTTTGGGGAAATTCTGGGCATTGCCAGCTTCGCCAGCCAGACCCATGAGGCCGACGATCTGATCGGCTCCCTGGCCCGCACGATGCGCCAGAGCCCCCGGCCGCTGGCGATCCTGACCCGGGACAAGGATTTGGGCCAGCTGTTGTGTCGTCCCCAGGATTACCTGTGGGACCACGCCGCGGACCAGCGGTCCTACGCGTCGGATGTTGAACGAAAACTCGGCGTCCGGCCGGATCAGTTGGTGGATTACCTGGCGCTGGTGGGGGACAGTATCGACGATATTCCGGGTGTTCCGGGCGTAGGCCCCAAGACCGCGAGCGCGCTCTTGGCTCATTTTGGTACTCTGGATGAGTTGTGGGCGAACCGGGAGTTGGTCGCAACCTTGCCCATCCGGGGGGCGAGATCTCTGGCAGCGAAGTTGGAAGCAAACTGGGAACAGGTGGAAATCTCCCGGCAGCTGGCCAAAATTGTGGACGATCTTCCGTTAGACGTTACGCTCTCAGATCTGACCTTCGGGCCGGTCGATTGGTGGGCAATAGAGGAGTTCGCCGACGAAATGGGCTTTGGGGATGGTTTCTTGAGCCGAGCCCGACGAGTATTAGAGGATTATTGA
- the tusA gene encoding sulfurtransferase TusA, producing the protein MSDHKERPGTIHKALDARGLVCPEPVMLLHRAVREVAAGEVIEMIATDPSTERDVPKFCLFLGHELVLEESEGEEYRYYIRKSG; encoded by the coding sequence ATGTCTGATCACAAAGAACGTCCGGGGACCATTCACAAAGCGTTGGACGCCCGGGGCCTGGTATGCCCGGAACCGGTCATGTTGTTGCATCGGGCGGTGCGTGAGGTCGCGGCGGGTGAGGTGATCGAGATGATTGCCACCGATCCATCCACGGAGCGGGACGTGCCCAAGTTCTGTCTGTTTCTCGGGCATGAGTTGGTGCTGGAAGAAAGCGAAGGGGAAGAGTACCGGTATTACATCCGCAAGAGTGGCTGA
- the rlmM gene encoding 23S rRNA (cytidine(2498)-2'-O)-methyltransferase RlmM, whose product MNHLFLHCRPGFEKECAAEIQELATAAGVYGFIKTREGQAYVIYVTHEPDGAQRLVGQLHFMDLVFARQWFVTTAPLANLPPGDRVGPLVEAAQALPAARSLVVETPDTNEGKELSTLGKKLTSPLMAALKKQRLVDPKSRWHWHLLVLSGQCMYLGVSPVDNRAAWPMGIPRLRQPREAPSRATLKLEEAWHHFIPEYEWDVRLAGGLRAVDLGAAPGGWTWQLVRRGMFVDAVDNGPMAESLMESGQVTHHREDGFVYQPKKSVDWLVCDIADKPARVANMIALWVSQGWCREAVFNLKLPMKQRYAEVARLRERIEQQCEAAGLDVALAFKQLYHDREEVTGHIMRLR is encoded by the coding sequence GTGAACCATCTGTTTTTACATTGTCGGCCCGGTTTTGAAAAAGAGTGCGCGGCAGAAATCCAGGAGCTGGCGACCGCCGCCGGTGTGTACGGGTTTATCAAAACCCGCGAAGGGCAGGCCTATGTGATCTACGTGACCCATGAGCCCGACGGTGCGCAGAGGCTGGTGGGGCAACTGCATTTTATGGATCTGGTGTTTGCCCGGCAGTGGTTCGTGACCACTGCGCCGCTGGCCAACCTGCCCCCGGGGGATCGGGTCGGGCCGCTGGTGGAAGCGGCCCAGGCGCTTCCCGCCGCCCGCTCCCTGGTAGTGGAAACACCCGATACCAATGAGGGTAAAGAGCTGTCGACGCTCGGTAAAAAGCTGACCTCACCCTTGATGGCCGCCCTGAAAAAGCAGCGCCTGGTGGACCCCAAGAGCCGTTGGCACTGGCATCTGCTGGTACTGTCCGGCCAGTGTATGTACCTCGGCGTCAGCCCGGTGGACAACCGCGCCGCCTGGCCCATGGGAATTCCCCGCCTGCGTCAGCCCAGAGAGGCCCCGAGCCGGGCCACGTTGAAATTGGAAGAAGCCTGGCATCACTTCATCCCAGAGTACGAGTGGGATGTTCGCCTCGCCGGCGGGCTTAGAGCGGTGGATCTCGGGGCGGCGCCGGGGGGCTGGACCTGGCAATTGGTGCGCCGGGGCATGTTTGTCGATGCGGTGGACAATGGCCCCATGGCGGAGTCACTGATGGAGTCCGGCCAGGTCACTCATCATCGGGAAGACGGTTTTGTCTATCAGCCGAAAAAGTCGGTGGATTGGCTGGTCTGTGATATTGCCGACAAGCCGGCACGGGTGGCGAATATGATTGCGCTCTGGGTCAGCCAGGGCTGGTGTCGGGAGGCGGTATTCAATCTGAAGCTGCCCATGAAGCAGCGCTATGCCGAAGTGGCGCGCTTGCGGGAGCGAATCGAGCAGCAGTGTGAAGCGGCGGGGCTGGATGTGGCGCTGGCGTTCAAGCAGCTGTATCACGACCGCGAAGAAGTGACCGGCCACATCATGCGGTTGCGCTGA
- a CDS encoding glycine cleavage system protein R: MQHYLILTLISDDKPGIVERLAQIIQQHEGNWLESRLSHLAGKFAGIVQVAVPEAQREPLTAALQALGGQGLKLVVESAQATERAPFRAFRFTVAGPDRAGIVLEIAQAFAERSINMGELETDYSSMPWSGEPLFQANGVIEVPESVDMDELHDDLDSIADQLAIDIRLEEDQP; encoded by the coding sequence ATGCAACACTATTTGATTTTGACGCTGATCAGCGACGACAAGCCGGGCATTGTGGAGCGACTGGCGCAGATTATCCAGCAGCACGAGGGCAATTGGCTGGAAAGTCGCCTATCGCACCTGGCCGGCAAGTTTGCGGGTATTGTACAGGTTGCGGTGCCCGAAGCGCAGCGCGAACCCTTGACCGCCGCCCTGCAGGCGCTGGGCGGACAGGGGCTGAAGCTGGTGGTGGAATCCGCACAAGCCACCGAGCGCGCGCCCTTCCGCGCCTTCCGCTTTACCGTGGCGGGGCCGGATCGCGCCGGCATCGTGTTGGAAATCGCCCAAGCGTTCGCCGAACGCAGCATAAATATGGGCGAGTTGGAAACCGATTATTCCAGCATGCCCTGGTCCGGCGAGCCACTGTTTCAGGCCAACGGCGTGATTGAGGTTCCGGAGTCGGTGGATATGGACGAGCTACACGATGATCTGGATTCCATTGCGGATCAGTTGGCGATTGATATCCGTCTGGAAGAGGACCAACCGTAG
- a CDS encoding DUF6701 domain-containing protein — translation MDEAGWSGTAGEVIDSSGNGNNATAQNGADTADVAPALSGDPGTCGYGEFDGVDDYLSVPGLSGTLNRTASMAFWIKTTQTGNSTAWSSPAVAGIEENGGADDIFWGWLNPQGRIGLTVGNNNTTVSNAQVSTGNWTHVALTRNHESGEYQIFINGALDSRGTTGTGIIGNGFSSIGRVENTSSSVALNYLQAQLDEVRIYEGVLTEPEVQAIFQARHPCSQSICPTGTPVPGLFGEFYNNMNLAGAPEGTRVDGPVDFNWGLGGPGVAGVGDDEFSVRWSGRLHITQTGGYRFQTRSDDGVRLRVDGDLVIDEWAPQPATNDTSGVVNLEAGQSYDIELEYFEEFIDSEIRLRWDAPGATSGFVPIPVGNANGTATGLYHCPGNRVDSYTLVHANNGVTCEALPVVITARDSAGNAVVPAAGTVVDLLADPVPDSGDTAWVGDGTYVFSGSENNFTAFLRQLSPAEVGLSVTDGTASGSSGPVNFADTGLVFYGDRSGGPLPNQVAGTEDLNPVIRAVRTDDETGSCEARVDNQTRTVQLGYECINPGSCRAGQTLSLASTFIQANNAGAGPAYSPVSLGFDDEGYADIPLEYSDVGDIRLWAQLSLPEEGEQPAVDLVGQSNRFIVKPHTLVVTDVQGAAGQSNPGGTGSGAGFVASGEPFSVRVEARNSNGAVTPNFGNESPAQSVRLELSELVYPSGGSLGNLGGAGSLTREDNGVALGDGVSWDNVGTITLEPRLVGDDYLGAGDLVEVTESDPVGRFYPYDYTLNGSTASDACGPFSYMHQAAIDLSYTVSARNLNGAVVSNYDDTTLAYAGTANPGYVAENDDAANGSELSGRVQAENEADWSGGVLTVTDSSAAFLRASNTRPDGPRADLQWGLTLMDSLDGRPMVDLDMNANTSGDCAAAGNCSAVALGDPLNLRFGRLRLNDAFGPEVVDLPVPFYTEYWNGSEFVRNVDDSCTRIPRDAINYQPTGDLVDDSNRTVPIGGGSTTGQYADLDGVGVNFSSSDADHYFTAPGEGNTGSFDIELDLTNRPWLRFDWNQDGDFLNDIQMPPANIGFGSYRGHDRIIYWREVLE, via the coding sequence ATGGACGAAGCTGGTTGGAGCGGTACCGCAGGTGAGGTGATCGACAGCAGTGGCAATGGCAATAACGCGACAGCGCAAAACGGCGCTGATACGGCCGATGTTGCTCCGGCGCTTTCAGGCGATCCGGGTACTTGCGGATATGGGGAGTTTGATGGAGTAGATGATTATCTGAGTGTGCCGGGTTTATCCGGAACCCTCAATCGCACCGCCAGCATGGCGTTCTGGATTAAAACCACACAAACCGGCAACTCGACGGCCTGGTCCTCCCCGGCTGTGGCTGGTATAGAGGAGAACGGGGGCGCCGACGATATTTTCTGGGGTTGGTTGAATCCGCAGGGGCGGATTGGCTTGACGGTGGGAAATAATAACACAACGGTTTCGAATGCTCAGGTGAGTACAGGAAACTGGACACATGTGGCGCTTACGCGAAATCACGAAAGTGGTGAGTATCAGATTTTCATCAATGGCGCGTTGGACAGCAGAGGAACCACCGGAACAGGCATTATTGGCAACGGCTTCTCGAGCATTGGTCGAGTAGAAAACACCAGTAGCAGCGTGGCGTTAAATTATCTTCAAGCGCAGCTTGATGAGGTCCGTATTTACGAAGGAGTTCTGACAGAGCCTGAAGTGCAGGCGATTTTTCAGGCCCGACACCCTTGCAGCCAGAGTATTTGTCCGACCGGAACGCCGGTGCCTGGGCTCTTTGGCGAGTTCTATAACAACATGAATCTGGCGGGCGCGCCTGAGGGCACCCGCGTTGATGGCCCGGTGGACTTCAATTGGGGACTGGGCGGTCCTGGGGTAGCCGGGGTGGGCGACGATGAGTTCTCGGTACGCTGGAGCGGACGGTTACACATCACGCAAACAGGCGGCTATCGTTTTCAGACCCGGTCTGATGATGGTGTTCGCCTTCGCGTAGACGGTGATCTGGTCATCGATGAGTGGGCTCCTCAGCCAGCAACCAACGATACCAGTGGTGTTGTGAACCTGGAAGCAGGGCAGAGCTACGATATTGAGCTGGAATATTTCGAGGAATTTATCGATTCTGAAATCCGGCTGCGCTGGGACGCGCCTGGCGCTACGAGCGGCTTTGTGCCGATTCCCGTCGGTAACGCAAATGGCACCGCCACCGGTCTCTATCATTGCCCCGGTAACCGAGTCGACTCCTACACCCTGGTGCACGCCAATAACGGTGTGACCTGTGAAGCCTTACCGGTAGTGATTACCGCCAGGGACAGCGCTGGCAATGCGGTTGTGCCTGCCGCGGGCACAGTAGTGGACTTGCTGGCCGATCCGGTGCCGGATTCGGGAGATACTGCCTGGGTTGGTGATGGCACTTATGTTTTTTCAGGCTCGGAGAACAACTTTACCGCCTTTCTGCGTCAACTCAGCCCGGCTGAGGTGGGGTTGTCGGTGACCGATGGCACAGCTTCCGGCAGCTCCGGCCCGGTGAACTTTGCTGATACCGGGCTGGTGTTTTACGGGGATCGCTCCGGTGGGCCTCTGCCCAATCAGGTGGCCGGCACCGAAGACCTCAATCCGGTCATTCGTGCGGTGCGCACCGATGATGAAACCGGCTCCTGCGAGGCGCGAGTGGACAACCAGACCCGTACGGTGCAGCTGGGCTATGAGTGTATCAACCCCGGCAGTTGCCGTGCGGGCCAAACCCTTAGCCTGGCATCAACCTTCATTCAGGCGAACAATGCCGGTGCAGGTCCGGCCTACTCGCCCGTCTCTCTCGGCTTTGATGACGAAGGCTACGCGGACATTCCGCTGGAGTACTCCGACGTGGGTGATATTCGCCTCTGGGCACAGTTGAGTTTGCCAGAAGAGGGCGAGCAACCGGCGGTGGACCTGGTCGGTCAGAGTAATCGCTTTATCGTCAAACCCCACACCTTGGTCGTGACCGACGTGCAGGGCGCTGCGGGGCAATCCAATCCCGGCGGTACGGGGTCCGGAGCTGGTTTCGTGGCGTCGGGAGAGCCCTTCTCAGTGCGGGTCGAAGCCCGGAATAGCAATGGCGCAGTGACTCCCAACTTCGGCAATGAATCGCCAGCACAGAGCGTCCGTCTTGAACTGAGTGAATTGGTTTACCCCTCGGGCGGCAGCCTCGGAAACCTGGGCGGTGCAGGGAGTCTGACTCGCGAAGATAACGGCGTAGCGCTTGGCGATGGGGTGAGCTGGGATAATGTGGGCACCATTACTCTGGAACCCCGCTTGGTCGGTGACGATTATCTCGGTGCAGGCGACTTGGTGGAAGTGACCGAAAGTGATCCCGTGGGCCGGTTTTATCCATACGACTATACGCTGAATGGAAGCACCGCCAGCGATGCCTGCGGACCCTTCAGCTATATGCATCAGGCTGCGATCGACCTGTCCTATACCGTCAGTGCCCGCAACCTGAATGGCGCTGTGGTAAGCAACTACGACGATACCACTCTGGCGTATGCGGGCACCGCGAACCCTGGCTACGTCGCCGAAAACGATGACGCCGCCAATGGCAGCGAATTAAGCGGGAGGGTTCAGGCGGAGAACGAGGCCGACTGGAGCGGCGGGGTGCTCACAGTAACTGATTCTAGCGCCGCTTTTCTAAGAGCATCCAATACACGCCCGGATGGTCCCAGGGCGGACTTGCAATGGGGTTTGACCCTGATGGATTCACTGGATGGCCGTCCAATGGTAGACCTGGACATGAATGCCAACACCAGCGGTGACTGCGCAGCAGCGGGAAACTGCAGCGCAGTCGCTCTGGGTGATCCGCTCAACCTGCGCTTTGGCCGGCTCCGTTTGAATGATGCCTTTGGCCCCGAAGTCGTTGACCTGCCAGTGCCTTTTTATACCGAATACTGGAACGGTTCAGAATTTGTCCGCAACGTCGATGACAGCTGCACCCGCATTCCCCGAGACGCGATCAATTACCAGCCCACCGGCGACCTGGTGGACGACAGCAACCGGACGGTTCCCATTGGTGGCGGCAGCACCACGGGTCAATACGCCGATCTCGACGGGGTGGGTGTCAACTTCAGCAGCAGTGATGCCGATCATTACTTCACCGCACCGGGGGAGGGCAATACCGGTTCGTTCGATATCGAGCTTGACCTGACCAACCGCCCTTGGCTGCGCTTCGACTGGAATCAGGACGGTGATTTTCTGAACGATATTCAGATGCCGCCGGCGAACATCGGTTTTGGTTCTTACCGGGGGCACGATCGAATCATTTATTGGCGAGAGGTTCTGGAGTAG
- a CDS encoding YheU family protein produces the protein MIIPHQQVSADALRGLIEEFITREGTDYGWEETSLERKVQQVQAQIERGDVVIVFDPATETVSLLPERDAREFGDD, from the coding sequence ATGATCATTCCCCATCAGCAAGTATCCGCCGACGCCCTGCGAGGCCTTATTGAAGAGTTCATCACGCGTGAGGGCACCGACTACGGCTGGGAGGAAACCAGCCTGGAGCGAAAGGTACAGCAGGTACAAGCCCAGATTGAGCGGGGCGATGTGGTGATCGTGTTCGACCCCGCCACCGAAACCGTCAGTCTGCTTCCGGAGCGGGATGCCCGGGAGTTCGGGGATGACTGA
- a CDS encoding alpha/beta family hydrolase: MTDWLKNTPPNPSARLLLAHGAGASMDSDFMNAMAEGLCARGVDVWRFEFPYMAERRSGGKKRPPNRQPELLEAWREAMASARPTALPLLIGGKSLGGRMASLVANEPGVSGLVCLGYPFHPVGKPDKTRLEPLQAVQVTTLIVQGTRDALGNRDEVRAYDLPATLNWLWLDDGDHDFKPRVKSGFRQQQHWQSAIEGIVDWIDQHWGDRP; the protein is encoded by the coding sequence ATGACTGACTGGCTGAAAAACACCCCGCCGAACCCGTCGGCCCGCTTGCTGCTGGCCCACGGGGCGGGCGCGTCCATGGACAGTGACTTCATGAACGCCATGGCCGAGGGGCTCTGTGCCCGGGGCGTTGACGTCTGGCGGTTTGAGTTTCCCTATATGGCCGAGCGGCGGAGTGGGGGCAAAAAGCGGCCACCCAATCGCCAGCCCGAGCTACTGGAGGCGTGGCGCGAGGCGATGGCGTCCGCGAGACCAACGGCACTTCCCCTGCTGATAGGCGGCAAGTCGCTGGGTGGGCGGATGGCCAGCCTGGTGGCCAATGAGCCCGGGGTGTCGGGCCTGGTTTGCCTGGGCTACCCCTTTCATCCGGTGGGCAAGCCGGACAAGACCCGTCTGGAGCCCTTACAGGCGGTTCAGGTAACGACCCTGATAGTGCAGGGTACTCGCGATGCGCTGGGTAATCGGGACGAGGTCCGGGCTTATGATCTACCGGCGACCCTGAACTGGCTCTGGCTGGACGATGGTGACCACGACTTCAAACCGCGAGTGAAGTCCGGGTTCCGTCAGCAACAACATTGGCAGTCGGCGATCGAAGGTATCGTCGACTGGATCGATCAACACTGGGGAGATCGCCCGTGA